In Gossypium arboreum isolate Shixiya-1 chromosome 5, ASM2569848v2, whole genome shotgun sequence, a single genomic region encodes these proteins:
- the LOC108451683 gene encoding uncharacterized protein LOC108451683: MCVGFEDGLKDKIKMLVGALEVREFIVFSDRAQKMEEICERFSGRDQLRQNSKKSLAPSVASVGIVKNSNRAECKQCRRVHFGVCRINGGTCFNCGSLDHFKRECPSIKKPIKEHNEKLVATSNRGERPGNSAMTGANRGGVKESVTKSEARAPAKTYVIRAQEEASGPDVIMSHKFPADLMLLPFNEFDVILGMGWLKMHDVVVCCRQKRVELKGSNGEVIFIEFERSNDTLNIISAMKALKSLRKGYEMFLAYILDSKVLERKVDQVPIVCEFPDVFPEEFLSLPSEREVEFVI, encoded by the exons ATGTGTGTAGGTTTTGAAGATGGATTGAAGGATAAGATTAAGATGCTAGTAGGAGCTTTAGAGGTTCGTGAATTTATTGTGTTCTCTGATAGAGCCCAGAAAATGGAAGAGATTTGTGAAA GGTTTTCGGGAAGAGATCAGTTGAGACAGAATAGCAAGAAATCTCTGGCTCCTTCAGTGGCTAGTGTAGGCATTGTGAAGAATTCAAATAGAGCAGAGTGTAAGCAATGTAGACGGGTTCACTTTGGTGTCTGCAGAATTAACGGTGGGACATGCTTTAATTGTGGATCTCTAGACCATTTCAAAAGAGAGTGTCCAAGTATAAAAAAGCCTATTAAAGAACATAATGAGAAACTAGTGGCCACTTCTAACAGAGGTGAAAGACCTGGAAATAGTGCAATGACTGGGGCCAACAGAGGTGGGGTTAAAGAGTCAGTGACCAAATCTGAAGCCAGGGCTCCTGCAAAAACGTATGTCATTCGTGCGCAAGAGGAAGCATCAGGACCTGATGTTATTATGa GTCATAAATTTCCTGCTGACTTAATGTTGTTACCCTTCAATGAGTTTGATGTCATCTTGGGCATGGGTTGGTTAAAAATGCATGATGTTGTGGTTTGTTGTCGTCAAAAAAGAGTTGAGTTGAAAGGTTCTAATGGTGAAGTAATCTTCATTGAGTTTGAGAGATCAAACGATACTTTAAATATAATTTCGGCAATGAAAGCACTTAAGTCATTGCGAAAGGGCTATGAAATGTTTTTGGCTTACATTTTGGATTCCAAGGTGTTAGAGAGGAAAGTGGACCAAGTACCTATAGTTTGTGAATTCccagatgttttccctgaagaattttTGAGCTTACCATCAGagcgagaagttgaatttgtcaTTTAG